Genomic segment of Gammaproteobacteria bacterium:
TTAGTCCTAAGTGTGCTCTGGGCACGGACACCGGCTCGCGCACGCGCGTGAAGGTTATTGGCACCAGCCCCAGCGAGAACAGCATGGAAGCCAGGGCAAACAGGTTCAGCGAGTTGATGTCGCCGGCAAGAATCAGGAACTGGCCAATCGCCATCGCCACCAGCGTCACCGTCATATAAACGGCAAACACTTTGCCGCGCAGGTGGGTTGGCGACTGCTCGTTGAGCCAGCTCTCGATCACCATATAAAGGCCGACCATGCAAATGCCCGAGAGCACGCGCAATCCGCCCCAGATCCAGGGATTGACGAACAGACCGTGCAGCAGTGCTATGATCGAACCCAGCGCGGCCATGGCGGCGTACACGCGGATATGCCGGAAACGCCGGATGAGCATGGGACACTGGTAGGTGCCGATGATGTAGCCGACGAAGTAGCCCGACATGATGAGCCCGGCGGTTAAAGGCCCGAAGCCCGAAAGACCGGCGCGCATGCCGAGCAGAGTGCCCAGCATGCCGGCCCCCAGCAGGACGATACCGATGCCGAGCAACAAGGTGGAGATTGAAACTAAAAACACAATTCAGATGTGGCTGGCCATTATTATTGAATTCGCACTAGCGATATTGATCGTTTGGCATCGCACCGCTTAGGACGATGCCGCTCTTGACGATGCCATTGCTGACTATGATGGGACCATCCGGATGGTCCAGATGGATGCTCTCGACCTGTTGCCCGAGCAATGCCGCGGTGCCCCGCCAGCGATCGGCCCCATTGATGCTGTATTCGAAACCGTAACGGCGTCTTAACTGCACGTGTCCGCGTCTGTCGCGGCCCAGAGATAGTTTGGACAATCCCGCGGTCTGATCCAGAAGCTGCACGTTCAAGTCGTTACAGAGTCGCTGACAGCGCCGCAACGTTTGTTCACGCGCCCTGGCGCTGTCCCACCACAACCAGACCAGACCACCGATCAGCGCCAGGAGTACCGGAACTTCCATGACGCGGGTTTCATCCGACGGCGATGCGACTTTTCACGCCCGAACTGGCATGGCTCACGATTGTTGAACGAGGTCTCAATCCAGCACGGCAAACAGGCGGTCGCGGATTTCCTCGACCTTGCCAGCGCCCTCGACGCGCGCATAACGCGGCGCATTGCGCGCGCCGGACGATGAAAGATTCGAATAATGTTCGACCAGCGGCTCGGTCTGCTCGTGGTAAACCTCCAGGCGCTTGCGCACCGTCTCTTCCTTGTCGTCGTCGCGCTGGATGAGGTCCTCGCCGGTGGAGTCGTCCTTGCCTTCCGTCTTCGGCGGGTTGAATTGTACGTGGTAAACGCGCCCCGAACTGGGATGCACACGCCGGCCGCTCAGGCGTTTGATGATTTCCTGATCGTCCACACCGATCTCAAGCACGTAATCGACATGAATGTCCTCGTCTTCCATCGCCTTTGCCTGCGCGAGGTTGCGCGGGAAGCCGTCGAACAGAAAACCGTTCGCGCAATCCGGCTCGGCGATGCGCTCCTTGACCAGGCCCAGGATTATATCGTCG
This window contains:
- a CDS encoding MFS transporter, yielding MFLVSISTLLLGIGIVLLGAGMLGTLLGMRAGLSGFGPLTAGLIMSGYFVGYIIGTYQCPMLIRRFRHIRVYAAMAALGSIIALLHGLFVNPWIWGGLRVLSGICMVGLYMVIESWLNEQSPTHLRGKVFAVYMTVTLVAMAIGQFLILAGDINSLNLFALASMLFSLGLVPITFTRVREPVSVPRAHLGLRHLHEVAPLAVAGAFICGICASALLGMGPIFAQRVGLSTAGTALFMSITILGGAVLQWPVGHLSDTRDRRKILAAPVSRPR
- a CDS encoding DUF3301 domain-containing protein, with the protein product MEVPVLLALIGGLVWLWWDSARAREQTLRRCQRLCNDLNVQLLDQTAGLSKLSLGRDRRGHVQLRRRYGFEYSINGADRWRGTAALLGQQVESIHLDHPDGPIIVSNGIVKSGIVLSGAMPNDQYR
- the adk gene encoding adenylate kinase, with amino-acid sequence MRIILLGGPGAGKGTQANYIRERYDIPQVSTGDMLRAAVKAGTPLGQEAKKVMDKGGLVSDDIILGLVKERIAEPDCANGFLFDGFPRNLAQAKAMEDEDIHVDYVLEIGVDDQEIIKRLSGRRVHPSSGRVYHVQFNPPKTEGKDDSTGEDLIQRDDDKEETVRKRLEVYHEQTEPLVEHYSNLSSSGARNAPRYARVEGAGKVEEIRDRLFAVLD